A stretch of the Nothobranchius furzeri strain GRZ-AD chromosome 5, NfurGRZ-RIMD1, whole genome shotgun sequence genome encodes the following:
- the aanat2 gene encoding arylalkylamine N-acetyltransferase 2 encodes MMTKQVSGSPFLKPFFLKTPVRRDGPRQQRRHTLPASEFRNLTPQDAISVLEIEREAFVSVSGECPLTLDEVLNFLVLCPELSLGWFEEGQLVAFIIGSGWDKDRLSQEAMTRHVPDTPAVHIHVLSVHRHCRQQGKGSILLWRYLQYLRCVPGLRRALLICEDFLVPFYLKAGFKEKGPSEISVSNLNFQEMEYLLGGQAYARRNSGC; translated from the exons ATGATGACAAAGCAGGTCAGCGGGTCACCGTTTCTGAAGCCGTTCTTTCTGAAGACACCGGTCAGACGGGACGGCCCTCGGCAGCAGAGACGACACACACTTCCTGCCAGTGAGTTCAGAAACCTCACACCCCAGGATGCCATCAGCGTGTTGGAAATTGAGAGAGAAG CCTTTGTGTCTGTGTCCGGAGAGTGTCCACTCACTCTGGATGAGGTGCTTAATTTCCTGGTTCTGTGTCCTGAGTTGTCCCTGGGCTGGTTCGAAGAGGGACAGCTGGTCGCTTTCATCATCGGCTCAGGCTGGGACAAGGACAGGCTTTCACAG GAGGCCATGACTCGGCATGTTCCAGACACCCCCGCTGTGCACATCCACGTGCTGTCTGTGCATCGCCACTGTCGACAACAGGGCAAGGGCTCCATCCTTCTGTGGCGCTACCTGCAGTACCTGCGCTGCGTGCCGGGTCTCCGTCGAGCCCTGCTGATCTGCGAGGACTTTCTCGTGCCCTTCTATCTCAAGGCTGGTTTCAAAGAAAAAGGGCCGTCAGAAATCTCTGTGTCCAACTTGAATTTCCAAGAGATGGAGTACCTGCTTGGTGGGCAGGCATACGCGCGGCGGAACAGCGGCTGTTAG
- the mgrn1b gene encoding E3 ubiquitin-protein ligase MGRN1b isoform X1: MGSILSRRIAGVEDIDIQANSAYRFPPKSGNYFASHFFMGGEKFDTPHPEGYLFGENMDLNFLGNRPVQFPYVTPAPHEPVKTLRSLVNIRKDSLRLVRYKDDSDTSGEEGVKPKVQYSVEFTFDADARVAITLYCQAFEEFSNGMAVYSPKDPTMVSETVHYKRGVSQQFSMPSFKIDFSEWKEEDLNFDLDRGVFPMVIQAVVDEGDDCLGHAHILLAAFERHVDGSFSVKPLKQKQIVDRVSYLLQEIYGIENKNNQETKPSDDENSDNSNECVVCLSDLRDTLILPCRHLCLCNSCADTLRYQANNCPICRLPFRALLQIRAVRKKPGALSPVSFSPVLAQTMDHDEHSSTDSLPPGFEPISLLEALNGLCSVSPPIPSAPLYDEINFSGGLGGDNRQLSSPEHLSDGSLQKGKVSKSPDSTLRSPSSPIQEEDEEKLSEMSDAQPHTRLSSSPAPTDATAVEDVAESLSPDDEDRMHSGGDIVQDCSSERCSLTKTESDPAGDLSLPGSSESIESLKSQSTNCSSHPLLCPTSSLHLEDEHFSP, translated from the exons ATGGGGTCCATCCTGAGCCGCAGGATTGCTGGAGTGGAGGACATCGATATCCAGGCCAACTCTGCCTATCGATTTCCTCCGAAATCTG GGAATTACTTTGCCAGCCATTTCTTTATGGGAGGAGAGAAGTTTGACACGCCACATCCAGAGGGATACCTCTTTGGGGAAAACATGGACCTGAATTTTCTTGGAAACAGGCCTGTGCAG TTCCCGTATGTGACACCTGCACCCCACGAACCCGTGAAAACCCTCAGGAGCCTGGTTAACATCAGAAAGGACTCTTTGCGTTTAGTCAG GTATAAAGATGACTCTGACACCTCAGGGGAGGAGGGTGTAAAACCGAAGGTTCAGTACAGTGTGGAGTTTACCTTTGACGCTGACGCTCGGGTAGCCATCACCCTCTACTGCCAAGCGTTTGAGGAATTCTCCAATGGGATGGCCGT GTACAGCCCAAAAGATCCCACCATGGTCTCTGAAACTGTGCATTACAAGAGAGGAGTGAGCCAGCAGTTCTCCATGCCATCATTTAAAATCGATTTCAGCGAGTGGAAAGAGGAGGAT cTGAATTTTGACCTGGACCGAGGAGTGTTCCCCATGGTCATCCAAGCTGTGGTTGACGAAGGAGACG attGTCTTGGACACGCTCACATACTTTTGGCAGCATTTGAAAGA CATGTTGATGGCAGTTTCTCCGTTAAACCACTGAAGCAAAAGCAAATA GTGGATCGTGTGAGCTACCTCTTACAGGAAATCTATGGGATCGAGAACAAAAACAACCAAGAAACTAAG CCTTCTGATGATGAGAACAGTGACAACAGCAACGAGTGTGTGGTCTGTCTGTCCGACCTGCGGGACACACTCATCCTGCCCTGCAGACATCTGTGCCTCTGCAACTCCTGTGCAGACACCCTCCGTTACCAGGCCAACAACTGTCCCATCTGCAGGCTGC CCTTTAGAGCCCTGCTGCAGATCAGAGCGGTGAGGAAAAAGCCCGGAGCTCTGTCCCCTGTCTCCTTCAGCCCAGTTCTCGCTCAAACCATGGACCACGATGAGCACTCG AGCACAGACTCGCTCCCTCCTGGTTTTGAGCCCATCTCGCTGCTGGAGGCTCTGAACGGTCTGTGCTCGGTGTCTCCTCCCATCCCGTCTGCCCCACTTTATGATGAAATCAATTTCTCGGGGGGTCTGGGTGGGGACAACCGACAGCTGAGCTCACCAGAGCATTTAAGTGATGGAAGCCTGCAGAAAGGAAAAGTCAGCAAGTCACCCGACAG CACCCTCAGATCGCCGTCCTCTCCCATCCAGGAGGAAGATGAGGAGAAGCTTTCTGAGATGTCAGACGCTCAGCCACACACACGTCTCTCCAGCAGCCCCGCCCCCACAGAC GCCACAGCAGTCGAAGACGTGGCCGAGTCTCTTTCTCCAGATGATG AGGACAGGATGCATTCTGGAGGAGACATCGTGCAGGACTGCAGCAGCGAACGCTGCAGCTTGACCAAAACAGAAAGCGACCCTGCGGGTGATCTTTCTCTGCCTG GTTCTTCAGAGTCGATAGAAAGTCTAAAAAGTCAGAGCACAAACTGCTCCAGCCATCCTCTCCTGTGTCCCACAAGCAGCCTTCATTTGGAAGATGAACACTTCAGCCCCTGA
- the mgrn1b gene encoding E3 ubiquitin-protein ligase MGRN1b isoform X3 — MGSILSRRIAGVEDIDIQANSAYRFPPKSGNYFASHFFMGGEKFDTPHPEGYLFGENMDLNFLGNRPVQFPYVTPAPHEPVKTLRSLVNIRKDSLRLVRYKDDSDTSGEEGVKPKVQYSVEFTFDADARVAITLYCQAFEEFSNGMAVYSPKDPTMVSETVHYKRGVSQQFSMPSFKIDFSEWKEEDLNFDLDRGVFPMVIQAVVDEGDDCLGHAHILLAAFERHVDGSFSVKPLKQKQIVDRVSYLLQEIYGIENKNNQETKPSDDENSDNSNECVVCLSDLRDTLILPCRHLCLCNSCADTLRYQANNCPICRLPFRALLQIRAVRKKPGALSPVSFSPVLAQTMDHDEHSSTDSLPPGFEPISLLEALNGLCSVSPPIPSAPLYDEINFSGGLGGDNRQLSSPEHLSDGSLQKGKVSKSPDSTLRSPSSPIQEEDEEKLSEMSDAQPHTRLSSSPAPTDATAVEDVAESLSPDDGSSESIESLKSQSTNCSSHPLLCPTSSLHLEDEHFSP, encoded by the exons ATGGGGTCCATCCTGAGCCGCAGGATTGCTGGAGTGGAGGACATCGATATCCAGGCCAACTCTGCCTATCGATTTCCTCCGAAATCTG GGAATTACTTTGCCAGCCATTTCTTTATGGGAGGAGAGAAGTTTGACACGCCACATCCAGAGGGATACCTCTTTGGGGAAAACATGGACCTGAATTTTCTTGGAAACAGGCCTGTGCAG TTCCCGTATGTGACACCTGCACCCCACGAACCCGTGAAAACCCTCAGGAGCCTGGTTAACATCAGAAAGGACTCTTTGCGTTTAGTCAG GTATAAAGATGACTCTGACACCTCAGGGGAGGAGGGTGTAAAACCGAAGGTTCAGTACAGTGTGGAGTTTACCTTTGACGCTGACGCTCGGGTAGCCATCACCCTCTACTGCCAAGCGTTTGAGGAATTCTCCAATGGGATGGCCGT GTACAGCCCAAAAGATCCCACCATGGTCTCTGAAACTGTGCATTACAAGAGAGGAGTGAGCCAGCAGTTCTCCATGCCATCATTTAAAATCGATTTCAGCGAGTGGAAAGAGGAGGAT cTGAATTTTGACCTGGACCGAGGAGTGTTCCCCATGGTCATCCAAGCTGTGGTTGACGAAGGAGACG attGTCTTGGACACGCTCACATACTTTTGGCAGCATTTGAAAGA CATGTTGATGGCAGTTTCTCCGTTAAACCACTGAAGCAAAAGCAAATA GTGGATCGTGTGAGCTACCTCTTACAGGAAATCTATGGGATCGAGAACAAAAACAACCAAGAAACTAAG CCTTCTGATGATGAGAACAGTGACAACAGCAACGAGTGTGTGGTCTGTCTGTCCGACCTGCGGGACACACTCATCCTGCCCTGCAGACATCTGTGCCTCTGCAACTCCTGTGCAGACACCCTCCGTTACCAGGCCAACAACTGTCCCATCTGCAGGCTGC CCTTTAGAGCCCTGCTGCAGATCAGAGCGGTGAGGAAAAAGCCCGGAGCTCTGTCCCCTGTCTCCTTCAGCCCAGTTCTCGCTCAAACCATGGACCACGATGAGCACTCG AGCACAGACTCGCTCCCTCCTGGTTTTGAGCCCATCTCGCTGCTGGAGGCTCTGAACGGTCTGTGCTCGGTGTCTCCTCCCATCCCGTCTGCCCCACTTTATGATGAAATCAATTTCTCGGGGGGTCTGGGTGGGGACAACCGACAGCTGAGCTCACCAGAGCATTTAAGTGATGGAAGCCTGCAGAAAGGAAAAGTCAGCAAGTCACCCGACAG CACCCTCAGATCGCCGTCCTCTCCCATCCAGGAGGAAGATGAGGAGAAGCTTTCTGAGATGTCAGACGCTCAGCCACACACACGTCTCTCCAGCAGCCCCGCCCCCACAGAC GCCACAGCAGTCGAAGACGTGGCCGAGTCTCTTTCTCCAGATGATG GTTCTTCAGAGTCGATAGAAAGTCTAAAAAGTCAGAGCACAAACTGCTCCAGCCATCCTCTCCTGTGTCCCACAAGCAGCCTTCATTTGGAAGATGAACACTTCAGCCCCTGA
- the mgrn1b gene encoding E3 ubiquitin-protein ligase MGRN1b isoform X2, translating to MGSILSRRIAGVEDIDIQANSAYRFPPKSGNYFASHFFMGGEKFDTPHPEGYLFGENMDLNFLGNRPVQFPYVTPAPHEPVKTLRSLVNIRKDSLRLVRYKDDSDTSGEEGVKPKVQYSVEFTFDADARVAITLYCQAFEEFSNGMAVYSPKDPTMVSETVHYKRGVSQQFSMPSFKIDFSEWKEEDLNFDLDRGVFPMVIQAVVDEGDDCLGHAHILLAAFERHVDGSFSVKPLKQKQIVDRVSYLLQEIYGIENKNNQETKPSDDENSDNSNECVVCLSDLRDTLILPCRHLCLCNSCADTLRYQANNCPICRLPFRALLQIRAVRKKPGALSPVSFSPVLAQTMDHDEHSSTDSLPPGFEPISLLEALNGLCSVSPPIPSAPLYDEINFSGGLGGDNRQLSSPEHLSDGSLQKGKVSKSPDSTLRSPSSPIQEEDEEKLSEMSDAQPHTRLSSSPAPTDATAVEDVAESLSPDDEDRMHSGGDIVQDCSSERCSLTKTESDPAGDLSLPALGPDSCSIGVEE from the exons ATGGGGTCCATCCTGAGCCGCAGGATTGCTGGAGTGGAGGACATCGATATCCAGGCCAACTCTGCCTATCGATTTCCTCCGAAATCTG GGAATTACTTTGCCAGCCATTTCTTTATGGGAGGAGAGAAGTTTGACACGCCACATCCAGAGGGATACCTCTTTGGGGAAAACATGGACCTGAATTTTCTTGGAAACAGGCCTGTGCAG TTCCCGTATGTGACACCTGCACCCCACGAACCCGTGAAAACCCTCAGGAGCCTGGTTAACATCAGAAAGGACTCTTTGCGTTTAGTCAG GTATAAAGATGACTCTGACACCTCAGGGGAGGAGGGTGTAAAACCGAAGGTTCAGTACAGTGTGGAGTTTACCTTTGACGCTGACGCTCGGGTAGCCATCACCCTCTACTGCCAAGCGTTTGAGGAATTCTCCAATGGGATGGCCGT GTACAGCCCAAAAGATCCCACCATGGTCTCTGAAACTGTGCATTACAAGAGAGGAGTGAGCCAGCAGTTCTCCATGCCATCATTTAAAATCGATTTCAGCGAGTGGAAAGAGGAGGAT cTGAATTTTGACCTGGACCGAGGAGTGTTCCCCATGGTCATCCAAGCTGTGGTTGACGAAGGAGACG attGTCTTGGACACGCTCACATACTTTTGGCAGCATTTGAAAGA CATGTTGATGGCAGTTTCTCCGTTAAACCACTGAAGCAAAAGCAAATA GTGGATCGTGTGAGCTACCTCTTACAGGAAATCTATGGGATCGAGAACAAAAACAACCAAGAAACTAAG CCTTCTGATGATGAGAACAGTGACAACAGCAACGAGTGTGTGGTCTGTCTGTCCGACCTGCGGGACACACTCATCCTGCCCTGCAGACATCTGTGCCTCTGCAACTCCTGTGCAGACACCCTCCGTTACCAGGCCAACAACTGTCCCATCTGCAGGCTGC CCTTTAGAGCCCTGCTGCAGATCAGAGCGGTGAGGAAAAAGCCCGGAGCTCTGTCCCCTGTCTCCTTCAGCCCAGTTCTCGCTCAAACCATGGACCACGATGAGCACTCG AGCACAGACTCGCTCCCTCCTGGTTTTGAGCCCATCTCGCTGCTGGAGGCTCTGAACGGTCTGTGCTCGGTGTCTCCTCCCATCCCGTCTGCCCCACTTTATGATGAAATCAATTTCTCGGGGGGTCTGGGTGGGGACAACCGACAGCTGAGCTCACCAGAGCATTTAAGTGATGGAAGCCTGCAGAAAGGAAAAGTCAGCAAGTCACCCGACAG CACCCTCAGATCGCCGTCCTCTCCCATCCAGGAGGAAGATGAGGAGAAGCTTTCTGAGATGTCAGACGCTCAGCCACACACACGTCTCTCCAGCAGCCCCGCCCCCACAGAC GCCACAGCAGTCGAAGACGTGGCCGAGTCTCTTTCTCCAGATGATG AGGACAGGATGCATTCTGGAGGAGACATCGTGCAGGACTGCAGCAGCGAACGCTGCAGCTTGACCAAAACAGAAAGCGACCCTGCGGGTGATCTTTCTCTGCCTG CTCTAGGTCCTGATTCCTGCTCTATTGGTGTGGAGGAGTAA
- the mgrn1b gene encoding E3 ubiquitin-protein ligase MGRN1b isoform X4: MGSILSRRIAGVEDIDIQANSAYRFPPKSGNYFASHFFMGGEKFDTPHPEGYLFGENMDLNFLGNRPVQFPYVTPAPHEPVKTLRSLVNIRKDSLRLVRYKDDSDTSGEEGVKPKVQYSVEFTFDADARVAITLYCQAFEEFSNGMAVYSPKDPTMVSETVHYKRGVSQQFSMPSFKIDFSEWKEEDLNFDLDRGVFPMVIQAVVDEGDDCLGHAHILLAAFERHVDGSFSVKPLKQKQIVDRVSYLLQEIYGIENKNNQETKPSDDENSDNSNECVVCLSDLRDTLILPCRHLCLCNSCADTLRYQANNCPICRLPFRALLQIRAVRKKPGALSPVSFSPVLAQTMDHDEHSSTDSLPPGFEPISLLEALNGLCSVSPPIPSAPLYDEINFSGGLGGDNRQLSSPEHLSDGSLQKGKVSKSPDSTLRSPSSPIQEEDEEKLSEMSDAQPHTRLSSSPAPTDATAVEDVAESLSPDDALGPDSCSIGVEE; this comes from the exons ATGGGGTCCATCCTGAGCCGCAGGATTGCTGGAGTGGAGGACATCGATATCCAGGCCAACTCTGCCTATCGATTTCCTCCGAAATCTG GGAATTACTTTGCCAGCCATTTCTTTATGGGAGGAGAGAAGTTTGACACGCCACATCCAGAGGGATACCTCTTTGGGGAAAACATGGACCTGAATTTTCTTGGAAACAGGCCTGTGCAG TTCCCGTATGTGACACCTGCACCCCACGAACCCGTGAAAACCCTCAGGAGCCTGGTTAACATCAGAAAGGACTCTTTGCGTTTAGTCAG GTATAAAGATGACTCTGACACCTCAGGGGAGGAGGGTGTAAAACCGAAGGTTCAGTACAGTGTGGAGTTTACCTTTGACGCTGACGCTCGGGTAGCCATCACCCTCTACTGCCAAGCGTTTGAGGAATTCTCCAATGGGATGGCCGT GTACAGCCCAAAAGATCCCACCATGGTCTCTGAAACTGTGCATTACAAGAGAGGAGTGAGCCAGCAGTTCTCCATGCCATCATTTAAAATCGATTTCAGCGAGTGGAAAGAGGAGGAT cTGAATTTTGACCTGGACCGAGGAGTGTTCCCCATGGTCATCCAAGCTGTGGTTGACGAAGGAGACG attGTCTTGGACACGCTCACATACTTTTGGCAGCATTTGAAAGA CATGTTGATGGCAGTTTCTCCGTTAAACCACTGAAGCAAAAGCAAATA GTGGATCGTGTGAGCTACCTCTTACAGGAAATCTATGGGATCGAGAACAAAAACAACCAAGAAACTAAG CCTTCTGATGATGAGAACAGTGACAACAGCAACGAGTGTGTGGTCTGTCTGTCCGACCTGCGGGACACACTCATCCTGCCCTGCAGACATCTGTGCCTCTGCAACTCCTGTGCAGACACCCTCCGTTACCAGGCCAACAACTGTCCCATCTGCAGGCTGC CCTTTAGAGCCCTGCTGCAGATCAGAGCGGTGAGGAAAAAGCCCGGAGCTCTGTCCCCTGTCTCCTTCAGCCCAGTTCTCGCTCAAACCATGGACCACGATGAGCACTCG AGCACAGACTCGCTCCCTCCTGGTTTTGAGCCCATCTCGCTGCTGGAGGCTCTGAACGGTCTGTGCTCGGTGTCTCCTCCCATCCCGTCTGCCCCACTTTATGATGAAATCAATTTCTCGGGGGGTCTGGGTGGGGACAACCGACAGCTGAGCTCACCAGAGCATTTAAGTGATGGAAGCCTGCAGAAAGGAAAAGTCAGCAAGTCACCCGACAG CACCCTCAGATCGCCGTCCTCTCCCATCCAGGAGGAAGATGAGGAGAAGCTTTCTGAGATGTCAGACGCTCAGCCACACACACGTCTCTCCAGCAGCCCCGCCCCCACAGAC GCCACAGCAGTCGAAGACGTGGCCGAGTCTCTTTCTCCAGATGATG CTCTAGGTCCTGATTCCTGCTCTATTGGTGTGGAGGAGTAA